One genomic segment of Lytechinus pictus isolate F3 Inbred chromosome 18, Lp3.0, whole genome shotgun sequence includes these proteins:
- the LOC129282136 gene encoding melatonin receptor type 1A-like, with protein sequence MVDGEFITLEITAMDINQTELHDVNYAGRVIISIYFILVAIFGFFGNLIILVVLVKIPKMRSHTNIFIGSLAVSDLTTCLMLPFLAAGILSKTGWPMPNWMCIINAIVRFTSQGSSVWNLVAIAVNRLVLVTMSARLYRVLYQTSTIIVNIAFVWLFPLSCVIIPYLTGDIVIGFDKGPNICSDTDFDSNGNPAHTFVYIQGLVLSCIPLVIVVVCYIRIYVFVRLHIRRQNKTATSMMSMVARRPTRPEPSSMTSSELKTESETNDGKTAKKSQIGGLKSRLKKISLRRNYSQLESRITKNCFYVFLGFLICIIPYGICILADIGFDGAPLAMIFLVSSTCLNPIIYGTKHPLFKSAMWNILTARFSRDSNIPDASAFHSATRQNENGTTTPVSLSCERTLDNSQDLAV encoded by the exons ATGGTTGATGGTGAGTTTATTACTTTGGAGATAACAGCGATGGATATCAACCAAACTGAACTACATGACGTAAACTATGCAGGACGAGTTATAATCTCAATCTATTTCATCTTGGTGGCGATATTTGGATTCTTCGGAAATTTGATCATATTGGTCGTGCTTGTCAAGATTCCCAAGATGCGGAGTCACACCAACATCTTCATCGGTAGTCTTGCTGTCAGTGACCTGACTACTTGTCTGATGCTACCCTTCCTAGCGGCGGGTATCCTTTCCAAGACAGGATGGCCGATGCCGAACTGGATGTGCATCATCAACGCTATTGTCCGTTTCACCAGCCAAGGTAGTAGCGTGTGGAACTTGGTCGCCATCGCCGTCAACCGCCTTGTCCTCGTGACGATGTCGGCACGCCTATATCGAGTTCTCTACCAAACCTCGACCATCATTGTCAACATCGCATTCGTATGGTTGTTCCCACTTTCGTGCGTCATCATACCTTACCTCACAGGTGACATCGTCATTGGTTTCGATAAAGGTCCCAATATCTGCAGCGATACGGACTTCGACAGTAATGGGAACCCAGCTCACACATTCGTCTACATTCAAGGACTCGTCCTATCTTGCATACCTCTTGTTATAGTCGTCGTATGTTACATCCGTATTTACGTCTTCGTCCGATTACACATTCGACGTCAGAACAAAACGGCCACGAGTATGATGTCGATGGTTGCTCGAAGACCAACACGGCCAGAGCCAAGCTCAATGACATCATCCGAGCTGAAGACGGAGAGTGAAACGAATGATGGAAAAACAGCGAAAAAGAGTCAG ATTGGTGGACTCAAAAGCAGGTTGAAAAAGATTTCCCTTCGGCGCAATTACAGCCAACTGGAATCTCGCATCACCAAGAACTGTTTCTACGTGTTCTTGGGATTCCTCATCTGCATCATACCCTACGGAATTTGCATCCTTGCGGACATCGGGTTTGACGGCGCCCCACTGGCAATGATCTTCCTCGTCTCCAGTACATGTCTAAACCCTATCATTTACGGGACCAAGCATCCACTCTTCAAATCTGCTATGTGGAATATTCTCACTGCCAGATTTAGTAGGGATTCAAATATCCCTGATGCAAGTGCTTTCCATAGTGCGACAAGGCAAAATGAGAATGGTACAACCACTCCTGTGTCTCTTAGCTGCGAAAGAACTCTCGATAATTCACAGGACTTAGCagtgtaa